GATGGCAACCAGGTTCCCCAATATTTAGCCTGGCCCCTTTGCTGAAGAGTAAAGAAGCCACACGATCATGTCCCTGCTTAACGGCTTCTAACAATGGTGTGTTTCCAAATTTATCTGATTGACATGAACGTGATATAAGTTATAGAAACATGAAGATATTATAGCATGAAGCAAATTGACTTGTACAAAAGCTCAAAAAAGGTACCTGAAAGATTGACATCTACGCCTTCTTGAAGGAGGAACAAAGTGATATCCTCGTGCCCTCTTGAAGCCGCAAGATGCTGACAGGAAATAGTTTGAGTTAGGTCGTTCATCTTGAAAGCTGAATAAAAATAGGAAGCAATGAATTTGGTACTTTTGACATCTTAGAAGCAGCCAATCATAAGGAATAATTAGTAAGTGTTATGTGTAAAAGGAGTCATATGTCTGATAGTTGAAACATATGATAGATGCTTCTGTTTCTCTAAAAGGTTCCTGATTATAACGCTAGTGATGCATGTTCCAGTTGGTAAAGGCATGCACTTATTTTATAGACCATGATACAAACCTaatgtatatcatgaaagcaaCCTACTTTCAACTTGCATGAGCAAGTTTAGCACAATCGAAGAAGAATTATCTAAAGAATAtttgtatgtgtatatgtgtatttcAAGGTGATCAAACATAGAGCATAGAAGTAATTAATGACATGAAGCATCATGAATGCAGCCAAGCATTATGGATTTATAATTTATAACTCAGCTGAAAGAGCACTTCTAAATTATTATAAACTAATCAAAGAACTAGAAGATTATACTTTGGCAGAATTTTAAGTTTATGATGTCCTTTTTCCAATGTAACTAACATTTTATTCAATCAAACCTTCTTATTAAGGACCATGGTAAACCGAACATCTAGAGAATCATGCCAGATCTTTTGACCAACAATGAAAGAGAACATGAATGTAGAACTTGATCAGAATCCAAAAGAGAATATTCTGTATGTAATACAAAAGTAAGAATCAGATTTCAAATATTGTCCGCTAATTCCATACCAAAGGTGAACGCCCATCATAATCTGTCTTCTTGGGATCAGCTCCCGCACTGATTAGACCTTTTAGGTAATTCAGATCTCCACCATAAGCAGCATTATTAACCCTTAAAGCATGCTCAGCTTCTTGTTTTCCAATATGAAATGTGATATCAGATTCCAGTTGCTTGATATGGCTATTTGACTCATTGCCCTTCCACAATGAAAATTACCATGTTAATGAACAGTTAGATAACATATGAAGGTTCTCAAAAACAATTGTGTTGTCAGCATAACAAAGAGATTCTAGCACAATGATGAATGAAAATTTACCTCAAGAAGGTTATTCAAGATTGTCCTAGCATCCACAAAATATATTTCCAGAATATTTGTGAAAAGTTGTTTATCAATACGCAAGACTGTACAAAATTCACGGACACGAACTGTGTAAGGCTGAGGAATGTTGCAAAGAGTGGCAAGTTCTCCAAATGAGCTGTCAGACTCCAATTGTAGAATCGCCTCTtctaatccattttcaacaagcttAATTCCATCCTGGAGTTTGAAAAGTGTGAGAAATAGATGGAGCAATGTCAGCCATTATGCTATCATCTCATTTGGACTTCAGTACCTAACTAAAATATAATAGGTCACGGTAAGAGACCATAGTATACCAGACATCCGAGGTGGAAAATGCATATATGCAAAACATCTATGTGTCAGATTATCCTGGGTGTCATATCATCCAAGTTATGAACACAGGCTAGAACAACAAAGTGCTCATTTTAGCAAATGCTGGTTATGCCACTATTATATCATTTGAGATTCATAGTCCCTTATTACGTCCATAGATTGGATTCTGACAGCTAAAATCATAAAAGAGATGCATGCTAACTAGATTATGATCATTACCAGAACACCATGCAAGACAAAATACAGTTGATCTACTGTGTTGCCCTGTTCCAATATCACTTCACCTGGAAGGAATGACTCCTCCTGTAGCCTGATTACCTGCCACATCATATCACATTATAAGCTGTTTTTATATTTCAGTGAACTATAGAAATCATCATCTTGGACAAGATAAGAACTAGGCTCAACAAGCTCCATGGTGTAAAAATCACAAGCCCATAACATTATAGGCAAAAAAGGCATTTCAGCTCAGAAGAAGATTTCTCAGAACAAGAAGCAAAATCTCCTTAAATTTTTGGCAATAAGATGCACGAAATATTAGTTCAGATGTGCATGCATAGGCACAAGAAAATACAGAGGATAATTGAGAAAACTCCAGAATGTTTCATAACACTAATTTAATTTATGGTTCACCTTCAATATCAATGGAATCTTTGCTGATAGCTGACCATGCACAGGCATGACAAAATACAGGAGATAATTAAGAAAGCTTCAAAATGTTCATGACACTCCTATAAAGATCTATGGTCCAGCTTCATTATAAGTATAACTATGGTATATATTAAGCTAATAGTAATTTAAGCCCATATCGAGTAATACAACCTGATGCCTACAAGAACAGATAATGAAATTTGGGACAAATTCAATGAGAGATTTAGGTTTTTGTTTATATCTTGGAGGAGTTTAAAACAAAAAACTGGAAACAAAAGGCTCTTTACATCCAGGCCTAAAATGTATGAATCTATATAGATAAAAAATGACTAGAGCTTAAGTTTGTTATGCATGTGATGCAGGAgttcaacaagaaaaaaaaagctcTTTATATCCAAATTTCTTGATGAGCAAAGGTGATTGGCAAATTTGATTTAAGCAATAATTTATAGGACACCTTATAAAGTTATCAGATTTCATCAATTTGCTTCAGTTTAAACATTTGCTTTAATTCAATGATTTTTCGATGTTGCATGGCCATTTATCTATTTTCATGAGTATGAAAGCACAAGAAATACGCATGCCTAGGTGAGGTGGTCCAGCTGTTAACTGTTGTTGCAAGCATAAAACCAGAATACCACCTGATAACAAATACAGCAAACATATAACTTGAAGCACCaagaaaattatcataatttcgAATGCAGCTATATCACAGGATATTAACATAACAGACAAAGTAACATAGTAATGCAaatacatatgtgtgtgtgtgtatatatatatatatatatatatatatatatatatataagcattaaTTAGTTTAAAATCTGTCAATCAATCTAGTGCAGCTGTCTGTCGGACATTAGTTTAGAACTACTTCAACCATGATAGTGCCTAGAAATTTTGAATGCTAATGCAAGTAATTGAAAGAAACTAGAAAATAAAACTAAAACTGCAAAGGCTAAGTTGAAACAAGTAATGGCGAACTTAACAAATAACATAGTCTTCCTCAATTTTATCACAAAATGAATGTACTAGATAACAAAAATCATCCAACTGTAATAATGGAGCCATGTTAATATAATGataacaaagaaaaaaaggaagctCAGATGTCAGATGTACTAATAAGTTACAAATACACATGAGAATTTTACTTGAGTTGTAGCACTAGCTCTGTAAGGTAGTAAAGATGTAATAAAATGACAAACTATCATGAAAACAATAAATCAAGTTTATTATGAATCTCATTTGGCAAGGGATCTATCATAACACTGGTTACCTTATCCTTGATCTAGTAGAGAGTATTAATCATTTCATAAGGAAATTTGAGCCTTCATAAATCTTCAGAAAGTGATATAAAATGAGCTTCTAAGCATCTTCTTCCTTCACAAAATACTATTTCACAATCTATCAGCTAGAGcatgcttagatttttgagatggtgcaccCTTGTTAAGCCTGTGATGGTACAGTAGGTTTATAGAAGCTCTTTTCACAAACATCATACAAGCTAAATTAATAACATAACTGTCAACATGGTTTCAAGTAAGATACAGCTGCATGATTGAGGTTGCTGTAGAGGAGTTCCCAAAATGTCAAGGCTTTTAAGAATGTATCTGCCTTGACGGAAATCGTTAAGATCACTTTATTGCTCTATTTTTATTTCTCTATGTTGGCCACCTTGAATAGCAGCTAAATGCACTGAGGTTCTCATTGAAGCTGGTTTTGGAAGGGTGAGTTTTAAGTCTTACCCCTGCACATGAGGAGATGAATTTCAAGATTTAGATCCATAATGCCTAGTTTACAGTGGGAAAACCCTGTATTGTGGCCCACCCTGTACATGTAAGCAGCCTTACAGGTAATTTCTTAATACCATGTTATTCTCCAACAGTTCAtgaaatcataaataaatcaacCTATAAATCAATCATAAATTATAATCTAACTTTAAGTTTCGTTTATAACTAATTTTTCAGAAAGGCCGAACTAAAATATCCTGGGATCATGAAGGCAACATGAACATTTTGGATGATAAGAGAGCACTCGGTATTTGCATGAATGAAGCATTCAAAGAGTAGAATTTCATCTCTTGAAAGCCTTGCTTAACATAAAGTCCAACATAATGTAGATAAACTTAgcttatttatataaattatttaacaaaTAAGTAGGGGAGGCTTACAATCTGATTTTTGAACTCGGCTGAGCATCCCTTGAACAGCGGAAGTTTTTCGATATAAGGTTTATATAAAGCTTGAAAAATCTGCAAAATAAAGTCCAAAGTTGTTACCAAAGATCAGATTATAGAAAACATTGTCAACAATGCACATGATAATATGAACACAGTACTGTGACCATGCAACTCAACAAAAGTTAGTATGCTAGAAACTTTTCCTACACTCAATAGCTCTGTGCATCATCTGTAGAACTGAAAGTCTGAAACTACAAGTAGCACTCAATAAAGTAAAAAACTGAAACAAGACAAAATGGAAACCATATGAAGTGTCTTGCATAACTGTTCTATTTAGTATCCAGTATGGTCCTGGGACCCTTGTTATACACACCTTAGCACGAATTGAGGCTGGAATATCTTGGAGAACTGAAGCTTCATTGTAGATGTTCTCATACTGCAATCGTACATGTCTTTTAATCTGGTCACGTATGTCCTTTCCTAATCTGTTTTTATTCATGTATTTAATCAGATCTTTCATTTTGTCTCTGTATCTTTCTGTCTTTGATCCTTTCACAATCAGCGCAGTCATATTACCAAGAAGGTATGCTCCCAGAATCATATCGAATGAGACATAGATCATGATAAATACCATTTCTCTGGGATTGACTGCATGTACATCTCCATAACCTGTTGCCACCAAAATACCGAAATGACTGATtcacaaaagaaagaagaaaaataataataaaacatgaAAACGATGAAGAGTTTGTGAGATAGATCACTATGTAATAATGACATTAAATGTAGATGATCCTTCAAGAAAGTTGGAAATTGTACCGGGAAAACATATATGgttaaaacttaaaagaaatATGATGGTCAACACAACTATCACATATATTTGAATGTCTTATATGTAACACTTATCTGACATTTCTCATGCAGATTCCAAATGGCATTAAAACTTTGCTTTTTTTCTTCTCAAGTAAAAATATCCAGAATGGCAGAGTACGTTTAGAAATTAGCCTAGAACAATGTAAGGATAATctgatattcttttttttttaatccagaCAGGTTTGCCTACTAAAGTCCAGTGTAGTCATAGCAGAATAAATTTGCTATCCTAGTCATTTGAAGTTTTCACTAACTTCTCTTTCAAAAAAATGTCCTGAATGTCCTTAGTAGCATCAACCTAACAAGTttccatctttttttttattaaagatttaTTACCTTCTTGACTAATCAGTTCGTCCTTTTTTATTTGGGCTCGTGGATCTTTCCAGTTACTAGATTCCAGTTTTTAGAACAATGCCAATTATTTGAAGCAACCATCACTAAGCCTTTTCTAACTTACTCATTTCAGTTTCAAAAGAATGATTTTTTGCTGTCTGGCTCTCTATATTTTTGTCATATGCATAAACTGAACTGAATCATCTTTTGATATGTGTTCAGCTGTAAAGAACATGTTAGGCTTTGAAGTCTAAAGTAAGTCCTGCAACCATCTACTGAATGAATTGTAAAAACTTGTGTTTTATGTGAAGCTCAAGAATCAGCCTGCAATGAAGTCCTTTCTTATTTTGTCATAAGTTGTATAAATTGCAACCAACAATTTTCTAAGTTCAATTAGATTTAACATCTAAATTCAAATAAGCGAGAAAAGCCTGATGTCTGTTCAACACTTGCTGCTCTATATTTTAACGTGAAAGGCATAATAGAAAGGACTAAGACCATAGAAGAGTGCCACTTTTAGTATTAGTGGAACACTTACTTTcctaattatatttcaaaatctCAAAGAAAATTTACCAACAGTTGCCATAGTTACAATGGCAAAATATAATGATGTTACGTAGCGCCTCCAAAGATCAATCTCTCTGAAATGTGAGTAGTTGAAATCACCCAGTTGTAAGCTTCCTATCCATGTATACCCTTCCATCGACTCAGGCAGAGTTGTTGCCAAGTAATAGAAAATACAGGCAGCTGTATGCGTACAATAGAGCTCAACAACTAGAAGTTTGACAATTCTTGTGAACAAGTAATTGATGCGAATGTCCTTCTCCATCTTCTGAAAAAAATCCGTGACTCTGCATGCCCGGGTTAATCGGATCCACAGTAGATATCTTATTATTTCTTTATTTCCAGAAGCCTgtatgagaaaataaaaaatatgtcaaAAAATTGAGTGACCTTTTTCAGTATATATgctagataacaaataaaaaataggaGTTAAAACAAATAAAAGTAGAGTTAATACAATTAGGAATTGTTTCATGTGAAATCTTCTTTCATTGGGTCAATGTCTTGTACAGTAATGAAATTTGTTCACTTTTTATTTTGTTCTTGATGACACTCATATTTAGTAGCTTGATGATTGGGATCTGGACAATTAGATCCATTGACTTTATCTAAATAATTTTAATCTGATCCAACTCAAGCTAACCAGATTTTATTcactataatttgataaaaaaaataatttaaataattcataaaattaaTGATTAAATCCTAAATCATTCaaaatgaattttaaaaaatgacACTGTATTTATTTGTTTAGTGGCTGTTTTGTTTTCAATGGTCGAAACCTtagtatgcagtaccgaatggtaccgctcgataccgctacagtgctatagtattacactgtagcaatgctacagttcTACCATATacggtagcagtgctacagtgatatagtaatagaaaaaaaaaatataacattattcggtacaccggtaccataccgtaccgagccaacctcgaaacaccggtacgatacggtttTGCATACCTTGGTCCAAACCTCATTCTCCATATGAAAATGTGTGAAATTATGGAACTTTGAAGTTCCTAACTCCTATAATTGAATTTATGTATATACACGTAAATTAATTCTTTGTTCATCTTTGCCGAATGTCAAAGCTCTTCCTGAAATTATAAGTTTCACGTGGCTGAAATATTCCTGAATGATGATCATGTGATTGTGTTCCATATCGAGAATAAAACAACTAGAAACTCCAAAACTGATGGACACCTGTAGGGGTCCAAAGATACTCTTATTAAAGCTACAACAAAAATTAATTATCCGGACGCATATTTTCTTAAGGAAATTCCTCAAATATCTTCATACAAGAATATAACCTAACACATCCTCATACAAGAGATTGTGTTGGAAATTTTGAATTAAAATCATTCAGTATTTTCTTAGACCAAAAATACAGGGATGAGTAATTAGGAGCATACCTTGTGGATATAATCCCACGGGAAGCAACCGAGCAAGTCAAAAACAAATCTCGACTTCACGTACCTGAAGCATATATTGAGTGAAAATGGAATCTCAGATGAAAAGCAATTCCAAAGTAAACTACAATTGTAAGGCGTAAGGGCAAGAACGGATTATAGGCGAACCGGAAAGCGATGTCGGTTGGAGATTGAACGATGCGGTACGTGTGGGAATCGCGGTAGGCGACGCGGAACTGCACGAAGATATCGATGAAGAAGGCAAACTGTCCAGCGATGTCGAGGAGAAAGAGTTTCTTCGGGAGCCCCCTGAAGAAGGCGAATTCCATGGGCGTGAAGAAGGACGAGTACACCGCCCAGAGCAGTATGAACTGGGTCCATAACTGGTACCACCTGCATCACATCGTCCGTCAGTCCCTCACCGCGAGTTACCGTAACACCATCACGGGCTTAACGGCTTAAGCACGTGTCGGTATCTTAAGTCGTAACACGGACATGAAGCGTTTGTGTCGGTGGGGAGCACTGGACGCGCGGTAGAGACCCGACCATGATGCTGTTCGCTGCACCCTGTCGCGGCCAAGTCAGGTGAAAGCCGTAATTGCCTCACCCAAGAAACTTATGGCACCCGGCACGGATTTGGCGTCAACAGCTTTGGGCTGGTCGCGTAGGCGGCGGGCAGGAGCTGTACACGTACTGCAGGTAGATAATCTTGTTTGTGATCGGCAGGGAACAAACAGTAAGGTGCAGATGGGCAAAGATGAGGAGACGTGCCACTGAGCCCTTCACATCTGGTCCCATGGAAGGTGGTGTAGAGCAACAAATTATTCCCAACTTTTGTTCGTTTGAATTTTGCCATCCCGATTGAAGAGACTAATTGACGTCTACCCTTTTGCTCTCTTTCTCGCATGACACTTCCTGGCAGGAAAGCCGTTCATTTGTACGTTCTGGGCCCTCTTGGTTTTGCCACTTGAAAGTGATAGctttctttttttgcttttttttccgTGTGTACATGTGGGGGGAAAGACAACTAATCCTGAAAGCAAATACACCCGTGATTTGCTAGAAAGTGCCCCCTTCGAGTTGGAGAGTCTCAAAAGCTCTACGAGGGTGTAAATTTCACACATCGATAAGAGTCAAGTAGAAAAAGAGTTTTACTTCAAGATCGAACTCTTGGTGAAGAAATTTAGAATCAGAAAAAATAGTTTTAGACATCCGAATGCTTTTAAATCTACAATGAACATTAGACTCAATCACGACAATTTACTGAGTTAGTTGGTGCAGTCAAGAAATATCACAATCATAAAATGGGATAGATTAAACCTTGTATCCATCTCTTCCGTATTTGTCATATCGATAAGGGGGGATACACGTATATAAGGGTTCAGGAGAAAAAAGAGCATCACTTGAAGATCGTGCGAGTTTGACTTGCTCAGTACACTCACCGACTTCGAATATTATGACCATTATCTTGTGGTTGTTACGTAGTTAATAACGGCCCGATTAACATTTTAATCGAAAAAAAAATAAGGAAATTTAGAGAAAAGGGGAGAAAAAACAAACGGAGAGGGGTGATTGGTTACCGGTTATCGGGGTGGATGAGGAAACCCTTGAGAAGCGTCTCGCCGCTGCTGGCGCTCCGGCCGAGCCCGAGGCCGAGGAGCCAGAGCCCGAGGCCGGACCGCAAGAGCGGAAAGCGGCTAGTCGCGTGCGACGACCCCATCCGCTCCTCCAACTCCATCTCGTACTCGATCTCGTCGTCGGTCGCCGCTGCATCATCCGCCTCCCGGGGCGCGATCGCCAACGTCATCGCCCGCCTCCAGCGGACGCGGGCGGTATCCGCCGCCATGGTCGGGTCTGCCACGAGAGCCACGAGAGGAGCACCAGAGTATTCACGGGAAGGAGTCCGCCGTAATGCTTTGGAAGAGGGAGCGAGGGAGGGAGGGGGGATATAGAAGTCGGAGTAAGAAGATGGGGGTAAATTTATAGGCGCGAGATCGCGAAAGGAGAGGAGGCTGTTCGACCAGCGGAGAAAGGTGTTCGTACGGCTGACGAGGATAAGATTTGTAATGTACCGGCGACTCATCTGACTCGCCTGTAGGGATCCCTATTCATAGTTCTTAGTTGGTAGAGTCCAATTCACTGGTTAGTTGTGAGTATCTAattatatttctttaattttgttgGATCATCTTAATCAAGTCCATCTAAAATAGATTACATGCATGCCACAAACTAATCTTATATTAAAATCGATCATATTAATCTCATTCTCTGATCTCTaatttttattagattttttgaAAATGAAATATTTACATATAGTCTGATTCTTGAAATCTCGTGAGATATTTATTATACATCAATTATTGCATGTCGATAAAACCTCTTTTGCTTTTTCTGTGAATCTAAAAACATCCTTTAAATTTTGTTTCACTGTGAGGAGCTCCTGTGGCCATGGTGGGGTTGAGAGCTCAACGTCGATTCGACTTTGGTGCAGGGAGgaatgaagaagaagacgaagaagtatTGTTTCCACGTCAGGAATTGATGCCTCGTTCGATTCCCCAAGAATTTGTCCGTCTTTAGCTGCATGTGCATCAGTTCTTGGGAGGATTCCGCCGCTGTTTTCGTTGGGATGTGCATCGATTCTACGAGTCTATTCCATCATGGGCTGTCAATTCGGTTTGT
This genomic stretch from Musa acuminata AAA Group cultivar baxijiao chromosome BXJ3-9, Cavendish_Baxijiao_AAA, whole genome shotgun sequence harbors:
- the LOC103998034 gene encoding potassium channel KOR1-like isoform X1, translated to MAADTARVRWRRAMTLAIAPREADDAAATDDEIEYEMELEERMGSSHATSRFPLLRSGLGLWLLGLGLGRSASSGETLLKGFLIHPDNRWYQLWTQFILLWAVYSSFFTPMEFAFFRGLPKKLFLLDIAGQFAFFIDIFVQFRVAYRDSHTYRIVQSPTDIAFRYVKSRFVFDLLGCFPWDYIHKASGNKEIIRYLLWIRLTRACRVTDFFQKMEKDIRINYLFTRIVKLLVVELYCTHTAACIFYYLATTLPESMEGYTWIGSLQLGDFNYSHFREIDLWRRYVTSLYFAIVTMATVGYGDVHAVNPREMVFIMIYVSFDMILGAYLLGNMTALIVKGSKTERYRDKMKDLIKYMNKNRLGKDIRDQIKRHVRLQYENIYNEASVLQDIPASIRAKIFQALYKPYIEKLPLFKGCSAEFKNQIVIRLQEESFLPGEVILEQGNTVDQLYFVLHGVLDGIKLVENGLEEAILQLESDSSFGELATLCNIPQPYTVRVREFCTVLRIDKQLFTNILEIYFVDARTILNNLLEGNESNSHIKQLESDITFHIGKQEAEHALRVNNAAYGGDLNYLKGLISAGADPKKTDYDGRSPLHLAASRGHEDITLFLLQEGVDVNLSDKFGNTPLLEAVKQGHDRVASLLFSKGARLNIGEPGCHLCTAVARGDSDFIRRVLKYGIDPNSKDYDQRTPLHIAAAEGLYSIAKMLIEAGASVFAIDRWGTTPLDEAVKSGNRSMTVLLEKAKSDELSMVPECDQEIKDKTQPRRRCTVFPFHPWDPEEKRREGVVLWIPHTVEELIKSSNELLNCSGSRILSEDGGSISDAAMISDNQKLYLVADHNTTDMNNS
- the LOC103998034 gene encoding potassium channel KOR1-like isoform X2 encodes the protein MAADTARVRWRRAMTLAIAPREADDAAATDDEIEYEMELEERMGSSHATSRFPLLRSGLGLWLLGLGLGRSASSGETLLKGFLIHPDNRWYQLWTQFILLWAVYSSFFTPMEFAFFRGLPKKLFLLDIAGQFAFFIDIFVQFRVAYRDSHTYRIVQSPTDIAFRYVKSRFVFDLLGCFPWDYIHKASGNKEIIRYLLWIRLTRACRVTDFFQKMEKDIRINYLFTRIVKLLVVELYCTHTAACIFYYLATTLPESMEGYTWIGSLQLGDFNYSHFREIDLWRRYVTSLYFAIVTMATVGYGDVHAVNPREMVFIMIYVSFDMILGAYLLGNMTALIVKGSKTERYRDKMKDLIKYMNKNRLGKDIRDQIKRHVRLQYENIYNEASVLQDIPASIRAKIFQALYKPYIEKLPLFKGCSAEFKNQIVIRLQEESFLPGEVILEQGNTVDQLYFVLHGVLDGIKLVENGLEEAILQLESDSSFGELATLCNIPQPYTVRVREFCTVLRIDKQLFTNILEIYFVDARTILNNLLEGNESNSHIKQLESDITFHIGKQEAEHALRVNNAAYGGDLNYLKGLISAGADPKKTDYDGRSPLHLAASRGHEDITLFLLQEGVDVNLSDKFGNTPLLEAVKQGHDRVASLLFSKGARLNIGEPGCHLCTAVARGDSDFIRRVLKYGIDPNSKDYDQRTPLHIAAAEGLYSIAKMLIEAGASVFAIDRIITIFMLQEWRMSEICIVCHDKTQSHTQVGNYSIR